One genomic window of Branchiostoma lanceolatum isolate klBraLanc5 chromosome 5, klBraLanc5.hap2, whole genome shotgun sequence includes the following:
- the LOC136435514 gene encoding tRNA (guanine-N(7)-)-methyltransferase-like, with protein sequence MASLPQKKFYRQRAHSNPMADHSFDYPVKPDVMDWSPYYPAFFESPSKAEKHDDNKEAEERPPPMVEFADIGCGYGGLLVELSPMFPDTLMLGMEIRVKVSDYVTDRIKALREKHPGKYQNVSCIRTNAMKYLPNFFRKGQLKKMFFLFPDPHFKKTKHKWRIISTTLLAEYAYVLAEGAIVYTITDVEEVHDWMKQHFVQHPLFQQMTPEEYKEDPIVEKLYESTEEGQKVTRNKGDKFLAIFRRIKDPLLPN encoded by the exons atggcgtcgcttCCGCAGAAAAAGTTTTACCGCCAGCGTGCCCACTCTAACCCCATGGCTGATCACAGCTTTGACTA TCCAGTGAAGCCAGACGTGATGGACTGGTCACCTTATTACCCAGCATTCTTTGAGTCACCCAGCAAAGCCGAGAAGCACGATGATAACAAAGAGGCCGAGGAACGGCCGCCGCCCATGGTGGAGTTCGCAGACATTGGCTGTGGGTACGGTGGATTGCTGG TGGAGCTGTCCCCCATGTTTCCTGACACACTGATGTTGGGGATGGAGATCAGAGTGAAGGTATCGGATTACGTGACGGACAGAATTAAGGCCCTGAGAGAGAAGCATCCTGGGAAGTACCAGAACGTCTCCTGCATCAGGACCAACGCCATGAAGTACCTGCCAAACTTCTTCAGAAAAGGGCAG CTGAAGAAAATGTTCTTCCTGTTTCCCGATCCACACTTCAAGAAGACCAAACACAAGTGGAGAATCATCAGCACCACCCTGCTGGCTGAGTATGCCTATGTGCTGGCAGAGGGG GCTATTGTCTACACAATAACAGATGTTGAGGAGGTACATGACTGGATGAAGCAGCACTTTGTACAGCACCCACTGTTCCAACAGATGACTCCAGAAGAATAT AAGGAAGATCCTATTGTTGAGAAACTCTATGAAAGTACGGAGGAAGGCCAGAAGGTCACTAGAAACAAAGGAGACAAGTTTCTTGCCATCTTCAGACGAATCAAGGACCCTCTTTTACCAAACTAG
- the LOC136435516 gene encoding protein rolling stone-like translates to MVVALVVCVVDFVSKKVEDEKAEPTTLGTTTMGTTSENTTTADAGTVEAITLTELGDEFNNVETIQNNGGLAWYHKVHWVLHNTSITVAFFVTTLYWTLDKGIVSVSSILEHVVNSIIALLDLLVSGTPVRILNVIYPVAYAAAYGVFYVIYWAAGGKGRDGAAAIYAVIDFGKDPVMASVFLVVLVFVGTPLFHLLSYGLFRLRELAVTKIKRRSYSFD, encoded by the exons ATGGTGGTGGCTTTAGTCGTCTGCGTGGTGGACTTCGTGTCTAAAAAAG tggaagatgaaaaaGCAGAACCGACCACCCTGGGCACCACCACTATGGGCACCACCTCTGAAAACACTACCACTGCAGACGCGGGTACGGTAGAAGCCATTACATTGACCGAACTTGGTGATGAGTTCAACAATGTAGAAACCATCCAAAACAATGGCGGACTGGCATGGTATCACAAAGTCCATTGGGTCTTGCATAACACCAGCATCACCGTGGCTTTCTTTGTGACAACGCTCTATTGGACGTTGGACAAGGGTATCGTTTCGGTCAGCAGCATATTAGAACACGTTGTTAACTCCATCATCGCGCTTCTGGATCTCTTAGTGAGCGGTACTCCAGTGAGGATCCTAAACGTGATCTACCCTGTAGCCTACGCAGCGGCGTATGGAGTGTTCTATGTCATCTACTGGGCCGCAGGGGGAAAGGGGCGAGACGGGGCCGCAGCCATCTACGCCGTTATAGATTTTGGGAAGGACCCAGTCATGGCGTCAGTGTTTCTGGTGGTGCTGGTGTTCGTTGGGACTCCCTTGTTCCATCTCCTGTCGTACGGACTGTTCCGCTTGAGGGAGCTGGCTGTGACGAAGATCAAGCGTAGGTCTTATTCGTTTGACTGA
- the LOC136435517 gene encoding uncharacterized protein, translating to MKVYTCTLLVVVLLAVAKESSAAEYKGCYVKNYGDPYFPYSLVDRKMSNDMCVQHCEEQGKAYAATKSVRCGCGTEEHVAEMTKADDSECSNNCKAGGGTCGGYARLSVYSTAQGKRMLNLREVLGDLTDTLEKMENAFKREMGETGDFEEEMREMEDMEADDMFKDEE from the exons ATGAAGGTTTACACTTGCACGCTGCTTGTTGTGGTACTTCTGGCGGTGGCGAAGGAAAGCTCGGCTGCCGAGTACAAAGGCTGCTATGTGAAGAATTACGGAGACCCATACTTCCCGTACAGCTTGGTGGACCGAAAGATGAGCAACGACATGTGTGTTCAGCACTGTGAGGAACAGGGAAAGGCTTATGCAG CAACCAAAAGTGTTCGATGCGGCTGCGGTACTGAGGAACACGTGGCAGAAATGACTAAAGCTGATGACAGCGAGTGCTCCAACAACTGTAAGGCAGGCGGGGGGACATGCGGAGGCTACGCCAGGCTGTCGGTGTACAGCACCGCCCAAG GAAAGCGCATGCTGAACTTGAGGGAGGTTCTTGGCGACTTGACTGACACCTTGGAGAAAATGGAGAACGCCTTCAAACGGGAGATGGGCGAGACTGGAGATTTCGAAGAAGAAATGAGGGAGATGGAAGATATGGAGGCTGATGATATGTTTAAAGACGAGGAGTAA